The proteins below come from a single Panicum hallii strain FIL2 chromosome 7, PHallii_v3.1, whole genome shotgun sequence genomic window:
- the LOC112899247 gene encoding E3 ubiquitin-protein ligase At1g63170-like: MATPRSPSPRADAPLDSAPLLGGAGGGGSRRRGGALRRPSLRGAARLLRRGGRRAMREPSVLVREAAAEHLEERQADWAYSRPVVALDLLWNLAFITVAAVVLVLSRDEDSPMPLRTWVAGYALQCVVHMVCVAIEYRMRHGPRGVGPAPADEERGSDGSSSSSDEDDRELDRRGRRTDYASIAKHLESANTMFSFIWWIIGFYWISAGGEEVIRDAPQLYWLCIVFLAFDVFFVVFCVALACIIGIAVCCCLPCIIAILYAVSDQEGASEDDIRQIPRYKFRRTDEPEKQDVDPMGPFGGIMTECGTNQPIEKVLEAEDAECCICLSAYDDGAELRELPCGHHFHCTCIDKWLHINATCPLCKYNIRKSSSSSGSEEV, from the exons ATGGCGACGCCCCGCTCCCCAAGCCCCCGCGCCGATGCGCCCCTCGACTCGGCGCCGCTgctgggcggcgccggcggcggcgggagccggCGCCGAGGCGGCGCTCTTCGGCGGCCCTCCctccgcggcgcggcgcggctgctgcgccgcggcgggcggcgggcgatGCGGGAGCCGTCGGTGCTGGTGCGGGAGGCCGCGGCGGAGCACCTCGAGGAGCGGCAGGCGGACTGGGCCTACTCCCGCCCCGTCGTGGCCCTTGACCTGCTCTGGAACCTCGCCTTCATCACCGTCGCCGCGGTCGTGCTCGTGCTCAGCCGCGACGAGGACTCGCCCATGCCGCTCCGGACCTGGGTCGCCGGCTACGCCCTCCAGTGCGTCGTCCATATGGTCTGCGTCGCCATCGAGTACCGGATGCGCCACGGCCCGCGCGGTGTGGGCCCAGCGCCCGCCGACGAGGAAAGGGGCAGCGATGGATCGTCCTCGTCCAGCGACGAGGATGACAGGGAGCTTGATCGCCGTGGTCGCCGCACCGATTACGCCAG TATTGCCAAGCACTTGGAGTCTGCTAATACGATGTTCTCCTTCATATGGTGGATAATTGGATTTTACTGGATATCTGCTGGAGGTGAAGAGGTTATCCGGGATGCACCTCAACTTTACTG GCTTTGCATAGTCTTTCTGGCATTTGATGTGTTCTTTGTTGTATTCTGCGTTGCTCTGGCTTGTATCATTGGTATTGCTGTTTGTTGTTGCCTCCCTTGCATCATAGCAATTCTCTATGCAGTATCTGATCAG GAAGGGGCATCTGAAGATGATATTCGTCAAATCCCAAGGTACAAATTTCGGCGGACTGATGAGCCTGAAAAGCAAGATGTTGACCCAATGGGGCCTTTTGGTGGAATAATGACAGAGTGTGGCACAAATCAACCTATTGAGAAAGTGCTTGAAGCTGAAGATGCA GAGTGTTGTATCTGCCTTTCGGCATATGATGACGGTGCAGAGCTGCGTGAACTCCCTTGTGGGCACCATTTTCACTGCACCTGCATCGATAAGTGGCTGCACATCAATGCAACATGCCCCCTGTGCAAGTACAACATTCGGAAAAGCAGCAGTAGCAGTGGAAGTGAAGAAGTATGA
- the LOC112899248 gene encoding replication factor C subunit 4 produces the protein MAAASSAAAPAPADTYDIPWVEKYRPTRVADVVGNSDAVARLEVIARDGNMPNLILSGPPGTGKTTSILALAHELLGPSYREAVLELNASDDRGLDVVRNKIKMFAQKKVTLQPGRHKIVILDEADSMTSGAQQALRRTMEIYSNTTRFALACNTSSKIIEPIQSRCAIVRFSRLSDQEILGRLMIVVAAEKVPYVPDGLEAIIFTADGDMRQALNNLQATFSGFRFVNQENVFKVCDQPHPLHIKNMVKNVLDGKFDEACSALKQLYDLGYSPTDIITTLFRVVKNYDMAEYLKLEMLKETGFAHMRICDGVGSFLQLSGLLAKFALVRETAKAP, from the exons atggccgccgcctcttccgccgccgcgcccgcccccgccgaCACCTACGACATCCCATGGGTGGAGAAGTACCGCCCCACCCGCGTGGCGGATGTCGTCGGCAACTCCGACGCCGTCGCCCGCCTGGAGGTCATCGCCCGCGACGGCAACATGCCCAACCTCATCCTCTCG GGTCCTCCGGGGACTGGGAAGACGACGAGCATCCTGGCGCTGGCCCACGAGCTGCTTGGGCCCAGCTACCGCGAGGCCGTGCTCGAGCTCAACGCCTCGGACGACAG GGGGCTGGACGTGGTGCGGAACAAGATCAAGATGTTTGCGCAGAAGAAGGTCACTCTGCAGCCAGGGCGGCACAAGATTGTGATCTTGGATGAGGCTGACAG CATGACATCAGGAGCACAGCAAGCTCTGCGAAGAACAATGGAGATTTATTCCAACACCACTAGATTTGCACTTGCATGCAACACCTCATCTAAGATAATAGAACCCATTCAAAGTCGCTGTGCTATTGTCAGGTTCTCGAGGCTCTCTGATCAGGAGATCCTTGGCCGCCTCATGATTGTTGTGGCAGCTGAGAAG GTTCCTTATGTGCCAGATGGGCTTGAAGCTATCATATTTACTGCTGACGGTGACATGAGACAAGCTTTGAACAACCTGCAAGCTACATTTAGTGGTTTCCGCTTTGTTAATCAAGAAAATGTGTTCAAG GTATGCGATCAACCACATCCCTTGCACATCAAGAACATGGTGAAAAATGTGCTCGATGGAAAGTTTGACGAGGCCTGCTCTGCACTGAAGCAACTTTATGATTTGGGATACTCTCCTACTGACATTATCACTACTCTCTTCCGAGTTGTCAAGAACTATGACATGGCTGAATATCTGAAGCTGGAAATGCTCAAG GAAACAGGATTTGCACACATGAGAATCTGCGATGGTGTTGGGTCGTTCCTTCAGCTTTCTGGCCTACTTGCGAAGTTTGCGCTGGTGAGAGAAACTGCAAAAGCTCCTTGA
- the LOC112899246 gene encoding homeobox-leucine zipper protein ROC4-like, which yields MSFGDLLGGVGDAAGVPYTPCGVFASSPALSLAVADAGRRRDGSGERAAGGGGNAKDAPEAKNDSRSPMSGHLDVVLAGGGEDDEDGEDGNPRKRKKRYHRHTPHQIHQLEAMFKECPHPDEKQRAELSNLLGLQPRQVKFWFQNRRTQMKNQLERHENALLKQENDKLRAENLSIRGAMRDAACSGCGGPALLGEMSLEEHHLRLENARLRDELTRVCALAAKFIGKPLSPMALPLVQQPHPMPDSSLDLAATCVGSVPPSTMPFSTISELAGSVSSQMGTVISPVVTTPLAMGSADKSMFVQLAMRAMDELVKMAQMNEPLWIPSVSSPSSATMEALNWKEYSKTFLPCVGVKPIGFVSEASREFGIVTIDSAALVEVFMDERRWSDMFSCIVATASTIEEISAGVAGSRDGALLLMQAELQVLSPLVPRREVTFLRFCNQLAEGVWAVVDVSVDGLERDQCLVTNMNCRRLPSGCVVQDTPNGCKVTWVEHTEYHEASVHQLYRPLLRSGLALGAGRWLATLQRQCECLAILMSSVAVPEHDSSAVALEAQGKRSLLRLAQRMMENFCAGVSASSAEWNKLDGLTGSMRKDVRVMVRKSVDEPGVPPGVVLSAATAVWMPVTPERLFNFLRNEGMRAEWDILSNGGPMQQMLRIAKGQLDGNSVTLLRADPTNTHLNSILILQETCTDKSGAMVVYAPVDFPAMQLVMGGGDSTYVALLPSGFAILPGGSSAGGVGHKTSGSLLTVAFQILVNSQPTAKLTLESVDTVYNLISCTIEKIKASLHCEV from the exons ATGAGCTTCGGCGATCTCCTCGGCGGCGTCGGGGACGCGGCCGGCGTGCCGTACACCCCGTGCGGCGTCTTCGCGTCCTCGCCGGCGCTCTCCCTCGCCGTG GCCGacgccgggcgccgccgcgaCGGCAGCGGTGAgcgggcggccggtggcggcggGAACGCGAAGGACGCGCCGGAGGCGAAGAACGACAGCCGGTCGCCGATGAGCGGGCACCTCGACGTCGTccttgccggcggcggcgaggacgacgaggacggCGAGGACGGGAACCCGCGCAAGCGCAAGAAGCGGTACCACCGCCACACGCCGCACCAGATCCACCAGCTCGAAGC GATGTTCAAGGAATGCCCGCACCCGGACGAGAAGCAGCGCGCCGAGCTGAGCAATCTCCTCGGCCTGCAGCCGCGGCAGGTCAAGTTCTGGTTCCAGAATCGGCGCACGCAGATGAAG AACCAACTGGAGCGGCACGAGAACGCGCTGCTGAAGCAGGAGAACGACAAGCTGCGCGCCGAGAACCTGTCCATCCGGGGGGCCATGAGGGACGCGGCGTgcagcggctgcggcggccCAGCGTTGCTAGGGGAAATGTCACTGGAGGAGCACCACCTGCGCCTCGAGAACGCGAGGCTCAGGGACGAGCTCACCCGAGTCTGCGCCCTCGCGGCCAAGTTCATCGGCAAGCCCCTTTCTCCTATGGCGCTGCCACTCGTGCAGCAGCCTCATCCCATGCCAGACTCGTCACTGGACCTTGCAGCCACCTGTGTTGGCTCCGTGCCACCAAGCACGATGCCCTTCTCGACGATCTCCGAGCTTGCTGGCAGCGTGTCCAGCCAAATGGGCACGGTTATCTCGCCAGTGGTGACTACGCCATTGGCGATGGGTAGCGCTGACAAGTCCATGTTCGTTCAGCTTGCAATGAGGGCCATGGATGAGCTTGTCAAGATGGCGCAGATGAATGAGCCGCTGTGGATTCCAAGCGTTTCCTCACCTAGTTCAGCAACCATGGAGGCGCTGAACTGGAAAGAGTACTCGAAGACATTTTTGCCATGTGTTGGGGTGAAGCCTATTGGTTTTGTGTCTGAAGCCTCTAGGGAGTTTGGCATTGTCACAATTGACAGCGCTGCTCTTGTGGAGGTCTTCATGGATGAG AGACGGTGGTCTGACATGTTCTCGTGCATTGTTGCCACGGCATCAACTATCGAGGAAATCTCAGCTGGGGTTGCGGGAAGCAGAGATGGTGCATTGCTGCTT ATGCAGGCAGAGCTACAAGTGCTTTCACCTCTTGTCCCTAGAAGGGAGGTGACATTTCTTAGGTTCTGCAATCAGCTTGCTGAGGGCGTGTGGGCTGTAGTGGATGTTTCCGTTGATGGACTGGAGAGGGATCAGTGCCTAGTTACGAACATGAATTGCCGGAGGCTGCCTTCAGGTTGTGTGGTGCAAGACACCCCCAATGGCTGCAAG GTCACATGGGTTGAGCATACAGAATATCATGAGGCATCCGTGCACCAGCTTTACCGGCCTCTTCTGCGCTCTGGCCTCGCCCTTGGTGCAGGGCGGTGGCTTGCAACGCTGCAACGCCAATGCGAGTGCTTGGCCATCCTCATGTCATCAGTTGCAGTACCAGAGCATGACTCATCAG CTGTTGCGCTGGAAGCGCAAGGGAAACGGAGCTTGTTGAGGTTGGCACAGAGGATGATGGAGAACTTCTGTGCAGGGGTGAGTGCATCATCCGCTGAATGGAACAAACTGGATGGCTTAACAGGCAGCATGCGGAAAGATGTTCGTGTCATGGTACGGAAGAGTGTGGATGAACCTGGGGTGCCACCAGGTGTGGTGCTCAGTGCCGCCACAGCAGTCTGGATGCCTGTGACACCTGAGCGGCTCTTCAACTTCCTTCGCAATGAGGGGATGCGTGCTGAATGGGACATACTCAGCAACGGTGGCCCTATGCAGCAGATGTTACGCATTGCTAAGGGGCAACTGGATGGCAACTCTGTAACTCTACTGAGAGCTGAT CCTACAAACACCCACCTGAACAGCATCTTGATTCTTCAAGAGACATGCACCGACAAATCTGGTGCAATGGTTGTGTACGCCCCAGTGGACTTCCCGGCAATGCAGCTTGTGATGGGTGGTGGAGACTCGACATATGTGGCACTCTTGCCGTCCGGTTTTGCCATTCTGCCTGGTGGGTCTAGCGCTGGTGGAGTTGGGCACAAGACAAGCGGATCGCTGCTGACGGTTGCATTCCAGATCCTTGTCAACAGCCAGCCCACTGCAAAACTCACCCTGGAGTCAGTTGACACCGTGTACAACCTCATCTCCTGTACCATCGAGAAGATCAAGGCCTCGCTTCACTGCGAGGTCTGA